A genomic region of Conger conger chromosome 6, fConCon1.1, whole genome shotgun sequence contains the following coding sequences:
- the LOC133131243 gene encoding cysteine and glycine-rich protein 3-like: protein MPNWGGGAKCGACEKTVYHAEEIQCNGRSFHKTCFICMACRKGLDSTTVAAHESEIYCKTCYGKKYGPKGYGYGQGAGALSSDPPSENLDIQPQQQPKPQGPSTNSNPSKFAQKFGACDRCPRCSKAVYAAEKVMGAGQPWHKTCFRCALCGKSLESTTVTDKDGEIYCKVCYAKNFGPKGMGLGNLGMVEEKE from the exons ATGCCaaactggggagggggggctaaGTGTGGAGCCTGCGAGAAGACTGTGTACCATGCGGAGGAGATCCAGTGCAATGGCAGGAGCTTCCATAAAACCTGCTTCATCTGCA tggcCTGCAGGAAAGGCCTGGACAGCACAACGGTGGCAGCACATGAATCAGAAATCTACTGCAAGACATGTTATGGGAAGAAATATGGCCCGAAAGGATATGGGTATGGGCAGGGGGCCGGGGCTCTGAGCTCTGATCCCCCATCAGAAAACCTGGACATCCAACCACAACAACA GCCCAAACCTCAAGGCCCATCAACAAATTCCAATCCAAGCAAGTTTGCGCAGAAGTTTGGTGCATGCGACCGCTGTCCTCGGTGTTCAAAGGCAGTCTATGCAGCAGAGAAGGTCATGGGGGCAGGGCAG CCCTGGCACAAGACCTGCTTCCGCTGTGCCCTGTGTGGGAAAAGCCTGGAGTCTACAACCGTGACAGACAAGGACGGGGAGATCTACTGCAAAG tttgctatGCCAAAAACTTTGGCCCAAAGGGAATGGGTCTAGGGAATCTGGGAATGGTggaagagaaagagtga